A window from Aliamphritea hakodatensis encodes these proteins:
- a CDS encoding EAL domain-containing protein, translating into MSFSAFTGTRFRLQTIIFCCLVLISLIPILLLGLWVQQHSLDNEYKAVKEKHLIIAKNLSREFQRYITDTKSAFSFVNSVQLAPEYHIYGKALLSRYGITASCIFYPDKTATNRFSNTPCDFQLSPSQAGVLRNTSGNTQLSDLTRIHGRPTFLISKALSNNAIAVGVLETTYLKESQRSIAFGERGHSMIVDATGKVVAHPNEEWEHTSKDASALSVVKKMMAGTTGVSTFYSPPMQAEMIAGHTAVPGEGWGIMVPQPIAELTDNAGDVHLAVIIISLMGLTVSTFLSWIAARHLAHPIERISQTAASIATDKISGISPVKHQSRILIKEVDDLTHLFNKMVGELQTTGKALQTHQQTLEKSVEERTAKLQDEIQQRAAAEQKLRLSGQVFGSANEAILITDTNLSILEVNPAYCKIMNTRPELVIGAKAKFGDLSEHKPATLKAMWQAIELHGSWQGEINGIRYDGESFPKWLSVSAMHNDQGEVLNYIGIFSDISPLKTAESQLKQLAYYDQLTSLPNRTLLYDRIEQSLQRISTGNIQTAFMYLDLDQFKQVNDTLGHAIGDTLLQHISRRLTASVKPTDTVSRIGGDEFTILLHDVAGKEDVEQTAQVILETFSTPFLINNIQISVGTSIGICMLPDDANSVQQALKRADMAMYEAKSEGRGHYHFYDAEEGRKLNDSRELQQDLVQAIHENQLFLLYQPIVDAHTGQIVSVEALIRWQHPEKGLLTPDTFIALAEESNLILDLGDWVIKQACAQALSWQEELGFTLPVAINLSAREFSNPELVERIQSVLSSTGATPDMMEIEITETSAMKNTGMSTGVLKRLRGIGINISIDDFGTGYSSLAYLKRLSVDKIKIDRSFIHDLTSDDTHAAFVKLIIEFSKELGYKVVAEGVETEGQQAILQELQCDFIQGYLHSRPVSADRITERYAREEALPL; encoded by the coding sequence ATGTCTTTTTCTGCATTTACAGGCACCCGGTTTCGTCTGCAAACGATCATTTTCTGCTGTCTGGTACTGATTTCCCTGATTCCGATTCTGCTGCTCGGACTCTGGGTACAGCAGCACTCGCTGGACAATGAATATAAAGCAGTCAAAGAAAAACACTTAATCATCGCAAAAAACCTCAGCCGCGAATTTCAGCGCTACATTACCGATACAAAATCAGCCTTCAGTTTTGTGAATTCCGTTCAGCTGGCCCCTGAATATCATATATACGGCAAGGCACTGCTGAGCAGATATGGCATTACAGCCTCCTGTATTTTTTACCCTGACAAAACCGCCACTAACCGATTCAGTAACACCCCCTGCGACTTTCAGCTAAGCCCTTCTCAGGCAGGTGTCCTGCGCAATACCTCCGGTAATACCCAGCTTTCCGACCTGACCCGTATTCACGGCCGCCCGACATTTCTGATCAGCAAGGCACTGAGCAATAACGCCATCGCCGTAGGCGTGTTAGAAACCACCTATCTGAAAGAAAGCCAGCGTTCCATTGCCTTCGGCGAACGTGGCCATTCGATGATTGTCGATGCCACCGGTAAGGTGGTCGCCCACCCGAATGAAGAATGGGAACATACCTCTAAAGACGCTTCTGCCCTGTCTGTCGTGAAAAAGATGATGGCAGGCACCACCGGCGTCAGTACCTTTTATTCACCGCCGATGCAGGCTGAAATGATCGCCGGCCATACCGCAGTTCCCGGCGAAGGCTGGGGCATTATGGTACCTCAACCCATCGCTGAACTGACCGACAACGCCGGAGATGTCCATCTGGCGGTCATCATCATTTCCCTGATGGGCTTAACAGTATCGACCTTTTTAAGTTGGATCGCCGCCAGACATCTGGCCCATCCGATTGAACGGATCAGCCAGACCGCCGCCAGCATCGCCACAGACAAAATCTCCGGTATTTCTCCGGTGAAACATCAGTCCCGGATTTTAATTAAAGAGGTGGATGACCTTACCCATCTGTTTAACAAGATGGTCGGTGAGTTACAGACCACCGGAAAAGCCCTTCAGACCCACCAGCAAACACTGGAAAAATCCGTCGAGGAACGGACCGCTAAACTTCAGGACGAAATACAGCAGCGAGCAGCGGCTGAACAGAAACTCAGGCTGTCCGGTCAGGTGTTCGGCTCCGCCAATGAAGCCATACTGATTACCGATACGAACCTGTCGATTCTTGAGGTCAATCCCGCCTACTGCAAAATCATGAACACCCGGCCAGAGCTGGTCATTGGCGCAAAAGCTAAATTCGGAGATCTCAGCGAGCATAAACCGGCGACATTAAAAGCGATGTGGCAAGCTATTGAACTGCATGGCAGCTGGCAGGGCGAAATCAACGGCATACGCTATGACGGTGAGAGCTTTCCTAAATGGCTTTCCGTCTCTGCCATGCACAATGACCAGGGAGAGGTGCTGAATTACATCGGTATTTTTTCGGACATTTCCCCCCTTAAAACCGCAGAGTCACAGCTTAAACAACTGGCGTATTACGACCAGCTCACCTCGCTGCCTAACCGCACCCTGCTGTATGACAGAATCGAACAGTCGCTGCAGCGAATCAGTACCGGCAACATACAGACAGCCTTTATGTATCTGGATCTGGACCAGTTCAAACAGGTTAACGATACCCTGGGGCATGCCATTGGCGATACGCTTTTACAGCATATCAGCCGCCGGCTAACTGCGTCGGTCAAACCGACAGACACTGTGTCACGTATCGGCGGGGATGAATTTACAATCCTGTTGCATGATGTCGCCGGCAAAGAAGACGTTGAGCAAACCGCCCAGGTAATCCTTGAAACCTTCAGCACCCCTTTCCTGATCAACAACATCCAGATTTCTGTCGGCACCAGCATTGGCATCTGCATGCTGCCCGATGACGCAAATTCTGTGCAGCAGGCGCTTAAACGGGCGGATATGGCCATGTATGAGGCGAAGTCTGAAGGCCGGGGCCACTATCATTTTTATGATGCAGAAGAAGGCAGAAAACTGAATGATTCACGGGAACTGCAACAGGATCTGGTACAGGCAATCCATGAAAACCAGCTGTTCCTGCTGTATCAGCCGATTGTGGACGCACACACCGGGCAGATCGTCTCAGTTGAAGCGCTGATCCGCTGGCAGCATCCGGAAAAAGGCCTGCTGACACCCGATACATTCATTGCGCTGGCTGAAGAAAGTAACCTGATTCTCGACCTGGGTGACTGGGTGATTAAACAGGCCTGCGCCCAGGCACTGAGCTGGCAGGAAGAACTCGGCTTCACCTTACCGGTGGCGATTAACTTATCTGCCCGGGAATTCAGTAACCCTGAACTGGTTGAGCGCATTCAGAGCGTACTCAGCTCAACCGGTGCTACCCCGGATATGATGGAAATTGAGATCACCGAAACCTCTGCCATGAAAAATACCGGCATGAGCACCGGCGTTCTTAAACGCCTCAGAGGGATCGGGATCAATATCAGCATTGACGATTTCGGCACCGGCTACAGTTCACTGGCCTATCTGAAACGGCTATCGGTCGACAAAATCAAAATAGACCGCAGCTTTATTCATGATCTGACCAGTGATGATACCCATGCTGCCTTTGTTAAGCTGATCATCGAGTTTTCTAAAGAACTGGGATACAAAGTGGTCGCCGAAGGGGTTGAAACCGAAGGTCAGCAAGCCATTCTTCAGGAATTGCAGTGTGACTTTATTCAGGGATACCTGCACTCCAGACCGGTCTCAGCTGACCGGATTACCGAGCGCTACGCCAGAGAAGAGGCCCTGCCGTTATAA
- a CDS encoding sigma-54-dependent transcriptional regulator encodes MPNVTPTLLLVEDDPTMTAVCQSYLRDQEYDLHCVADGSAALQALSQKSYDGILLDLSLPDMNGLEILKKLSSEEQPAEVIITTGDCSMNTAIEAMQLGARDYLVKPFDQERLLTTLKNTFESQNLKRIVETYHNEIDRHQFCGFIGSSLAMQRVYQIIDSAADSKATIFITGESGTGKEVCAEAIHQHSGRRKAPFIALNCGAIPKDLIESEIFGHVKGAFTGAVGERDGAAKAAQGGTLFLDEICEMDMSLQSKLLRFLQTGTLQKVGSDKTEQVDVRIVCATNKDPLAEVQAGNFREDLFYRLHVLPVHLPPLRERDNDVIEIANHFLSQYATEEQKAFAGFEPDCEYILSNYDWPGNVRQLQNVIRNIVVLHSGDRVTTAMLPAPLDGMTGISTAQPRMSAQAPIPPVPPINSTMPPQPVTGGYTQPASFSPPPQPAPGNGDDLAQLIRPIAELEREAIERAIDLCQGNIPKAAHYLEISAATIYRKRNSWKE; translated from the coding sequence GTGCCAAACGTGACCCCAACACTATTACTTGTTGAAGATGACCCGACCATGACAGCGGTATGCCAGAGCTATCTGCGGGATCAGGAATACGACCTTCACTGCGTGGCCGACGGCAGCGCTGCCCTGCAGGCCCTGAGCCAGAAAAGCTATGACGGTATCCTGCTGGACCTGAGCCTGCCGGACATGAACGGGCTGGAAATTCTTAAGAAACTCAGCAGCGAAGAACAGCCCGCCGAAGTCATCATCACCACCGGCGACTGTTCCATGAATACCGCCATTGAAGCGATGCAGCTGGGGGCCCGGGACTATCTGGTTAAACCTTTCGATCAGGAACGCTTACTCACCACCCTGAAAAACACCTTCGAAAGCCAGAACCTGAAACGCATCGTTGAGACCTATCACAACGAAATCGACCGCCATCAGTTCTGCGGGTTTATCGGTTCCTCTCTGGCGATGCAGCGGGTATACCAGATCATCGACAGCGCCGCCGACTCCAAGGCAACAATTTTCATCACCGGTGAAAGCGGTACCGGTAAAGAAGTATGTGCCGAGGCGATCCACCAGCACAGTGGCCGCCGCAAAGCCCCTTTCATTGCCCTGAACTGCGGTGCGATTCCCAAAGACCTGATCGAAAGTGAAATCTTCGGCCACGTGAAAGGTGCCTTCACCGGCGCGGTGGGTGAACGGGACGGTGCGGCCAAAGCGGCCCAGGGCGGCACCCTGTTTCTCGACGAAATCTGTGAAATGGACATGTCACTGCAATCCAAACTGCTGCGGTTCCTGCAAACCGGCACCCTGCAGAAAGTCGGCAGTGACAAAACCGAACAGGTCGATGTACGCATCGTGTGCGCCACCAACAAGGACCCGCTGGCCGAAGTGCAGGCAGGCAACTTCCGGGAAGACCTCTTCTATCGTCTGCACGTATTACCGGTCCATCTGCCGCCCCTGCGGGAACGGGACAACGATGTTATTGAAATTGCCAACCACTTCCTCAGCCAGTATGCGACCGAGGAACAGAAAGCCTTCGCCGGTTTCGAACCGGACTGTGAATACATCCTCAGCAACTATGACTGGCCGGGCAACGTCCGTCAGTTGCAGAATGTCATCCGTAATATTGTCGTACTGCACAGCGGCGACAGGGTAACCACCGCCATGCTGCCAGCTCCGCTGGACGGCATGACCGGCATCAGCACCGCCCAACCCCGTATGTCTGCTCAGGCGCCGATACCACCGGTACCACCGATAAACTCAACCATGCCCCCGCAACCGGTCACCGGCGGTTACACTCAGCCAGCCAGCTTCAGCCCGCCGCCACAGCCTGCGCCGGGCAACGGTGACGATCTGGCACAACTTATCCGCCCCATTGCCGAACTCGAGCGCGAAGCCATCGAACGGGCCATCGACCTGTGTCAGGGCAACATCCCGAAAGCCGCCCATTATCTGGAAATCAGCGCCGCCACAATTTACCGGAAAAGGAACAGCTGGAAGGAATAA